In the genome of Shewanella denitrificans OS217, the window TTTAAGCATTAAATCTCACAAACCAACACTCACGCCGATGCGGTATTGCTCATCGAGTTGAGCAAGGTAACTGTGCCAGCTATTGTCTGCAGCCGTGTCAGCTTTCTCACTACAACCTGCCTGCTCTAGCTCTTGTTTTAGTTCCAGTTCTAAACCAGAACCTGCATTTAAGCCCAGCTGCAAAGGTACGGACAGCCAATTCAGTGACTCGGCTCGATTTATCCGTGTCATCACCGCTTGTTGCGCTGGCGAATAGTCGATGTCAGCTGAGACTGGTTCTGGTGTGACTGGTTCTGGAGAGTTAACACTCACAACGCCACTTTCAGCACTATTGAAGCCAAACAAGCCATCCAAGCTTAGGCTGTGGATCTTTGGCCCTTGGCTGCTGTTGTTGCTGCTGCTGTTAATACTAGAAGTACTAGAAGTGCTAGAAGTGCTGTCAGTGCTGTCAGTGCTGTCACTGTTTTGGAGATGGCGCGCGGCGTTAATATCGAAGCTGAAACTTGCCAGTACCATGGCAAGACCTTTACCGCAGGCCTTGATATAGGATTCCTTCAGTGCCCATAAGTCGAAGAAACGATCCCGCTGCTTGGATGCATCTAAGGCCAATAAGTCACTGATTTCAGCCTCTGCAAAGTAGCGCTTAAGGATAGTGTGGATGTTAGTGCTGTCGCGGCGGCGCTCGATATCTACGCCCAAAGCGTACCGCTTGCCATGAGTCGGCGCTTGCAGCACTCCAATCAATAACCACTCGCCAGAGTGACTTAAGTTAAAGTTTATTCCCGTTTGGGCGTACTGCGCCGCCGTTAATTCAGGCTTGCCCTGCTTGCCGTAATCAAATTGCCACTGCTCGGGTAAACACGTCTCATGTGAAAGCGTCCCATGCAAAGACTGCCTATGCAAAGACAGCACATGGCGTAAACCTGCCCTGACAATTAAGGCATTATTGCGACTTTTTGGCTGATAACGGCCAACTTTGGCTTGCTCATCGTCACTGAGGCACTTGAGTAACAGCGCGCGTTGAGATGAATTTATGGCGGCTAACGGCAACAGGTATAGATGCACCTCGCTAACGAGTGGTTCGTTTGCTAGCAGCTCACGGGCTTGGGCTCCACAAGAGGAAAGCGCGTTGGAAGAAAGCTCATTGGGCATAGGGGGCTCTTGGTATTGAAATTAATCTCTTGGTATCGCGATTAAATTGGCTCACCTGCCCATGATAACAGCGGCGAAATACCCTGTCTTGAAATTATATTTAACGACTTAGACTGATTTTTAGTTCCGCATGATTGTATCGGAGTGAAACCTCAGGTAATCTGCCATGGTTGTTTTTTAGCATGACAGCTTTTTAGGGCCAAAACGCTAGATTAACAATAGATTATTTGATCTCATCTGAGCCTGACTAGAATAAGAGTCCCACTAGATTATATGGATAGCCAAGATTAAGATGACCTCAAGCGCATCCACCAGCACCAAGGCCAATGACGCCGTTCAAACCAGGGGTAATCGAGCCAGCACTAAGCAGACGAGCACTAAGCAGACGAGCGAAGTGCAAACAAGCATTAAGGCTAAAGCCAGTGCCAAAGCCAGTGCCAAGGCAAAGCTCAAACCCCTTACTCATAAAAAGCCATCTGCCAGTCAAAAACGTCATTCCAATGCCACCACCACCCCCGAAATGCGCGCTTTTATTCAATCATCTCCCATGAGCGTCGCGGAACTGGCAAAAATTCTAAATATTAGCGAAGCCACAGTGCGCAAATGGCGTAAACGCGACTCAATCGATAATAGCCCTAACACGCCCCACAAACTCAACACCACCCTCTCCCCCATGGAAGAATACGTGATGCTGGGGCTGCGCTATCAATTGAAAATGCCCTTAGACAGGTTGCTTCAAGTCACTCAAGAATTCATTAACCCCAATGTGTCCCGCTCCGGCCTTGCCCGCTGTTTAAAGCGCTTTGGGGTATCAAAACTCGATGAATTCGACAGCCCCTATGTGCCAGAAAAATTCTTCAACCAGCTGCCTGTTATTCAAGGCACGGACGTTCAAACCTACACCTTAGATCCCAAAACCTTGGCCGAAACCTTGTCGCTGCCAAGCCCAGATCCTGACAACGTAGTGCAAGTGGTGTCCTTAAGTATTCCCCCAAAGCTCACTGAGCAGCAGAATTACTCTGTGCTGCTTGGGGTCGATTTCAAGACCGACTGGGTTTATTTAGACGTCTATAAAGACAGCCATACCCAGGCGACCAATAGATACATGGCCCATGTGTTAAAGCATGGCCCGTTCCACTTACGTAAGTTACTGGTAAAAAATTATCACAGCTTTTTAGCGCGCTTTCCCGGCGCTAGCATGGCCGCCAACCCTGCGTCGCCGCACAAATCGGCCACTCACCTACATCAGGTAACTGACACCCAGTTACCCAACGGAGACTCCCATGAGCCAATCCAAGAATAATACCGACAAGCGTTTAAATAAGCGTTTGAAGGACATGCCCGTTGCCATAGTCGGCATGGCGAGCATTTTTGCTAACTCTCGCTATTTAAATAAGTTTTGGGACTTGATAAGCGAAAAAATCGATGCCATTACCGAAGTGCCTGACACTCATTGGCGCGTAGAAGACTATTATGATGCTGACAAATCGGCGCCGGATAAAAGCTATTGCAAACGCGGCGGTTTCTTACCCGAAGTCGACTTTAACCCGATGGAGTTTGGCCTGCCGCCTAATATCCTAGAGCTGACCGATTCATCACAATTGTTATCGCTTATCGTGGCCAAAGAAGTATTAGCCGATGCAGGCGTTGGCGCCGATTACGACACAGACCGCATAGGCATTACCTTGGGCGTCGGTGGCGGTCAAAAACTTAACCACAGTTTAAGTGGCCGTCTGCAATACCCTGTACTTAAGAAGGTATTTAAAAGCAGCGGATTAAGCGATGAAGACACTGAAATGCTGATCAAAAAGTTCCAAGATCAGTATGTTCATTGGGAAGAAAACTCATTCCCGGGATCTTTGGGTAACGTGATAGCAGGCCGTATCGCCAACCGTTTCGATTTAGGCGGCATGAACTGTGTCGTCGACGCCGCTTGTGCAGGCTCCCTTGCGGCGCTGCGTATGGCACTCACCGAACTTACAGAATGTCGCAGCGACATGATGATAACCGGCGGCGTGTGTACCGATAACTCACCGTCCATGTACATGAGTTTTTCAAAAACCCCAGCCTTTACCACTAACGAAACCATCCAACCCTTTGATATCGATTCAAAAGGCATGATGATTGGCGAAGGTATCGGCATGGTCGCATTGAAGCGCCTTGAAGATGCTGAGCGCGATGGCGACCGTATTTATGCCGTCATTAAAGGGGTTGGCGCCTCATCGGACGGTAAATTTAAGAGCATTTATGCCCCGCGCCCTGAAGGCCAAGCCAAAGCATTAAAGCGCGCCTACGATGACGCAGGTTTTGAGCCGCACACCATAGGCTTAATTGAAGCTCACGGTACAGGCACTGCCGCCGGTGATGTGGCCGAATTTAACGGTTTAAAGTCAGTGTTTTCAGAAGGCAACGGCACTAAGCAGCACATAGCTTTAGGCTCGGTTAAATCCCAAGTAGGCCACACTAAATCAACCGCGGGCACCGCAGGATTGATAAAAGCGGCGCTGGCGCTGCACCACAAGGTATTACCGCCAACCATCAACGTAAGTAAGCCAAATCCAAAACTTGGGGTTGAAGATTCACCGTTTTATCTCAACACTGAAACCCGCCCTTGGTTGCCACGCACCGATGATACGCCGCGCCGTGCAGGCATTAGCTCATTCGGTTTTGGCGGCACTAACTTCCATGTGGTGTTAGAAGAATACAAGCTAGACCATGGCCGCGATGCCAAGTACCGTCATCGCGCCGTGGCGCAAAGTTTATTGATAAGCGCCGCCAACAAGGCAGGGTTACAGGCTGAGCTGACTCAGCTGTTAAATGAACTCAATGGTTTAGATACCAAGTGCCCGAATGGGATTGAGATTGAGTTAGCAAAATTAGCCAAGCGCTTCGCTGTGACTGACATTGACAGCAAAGCCGCTCGTATCGGTATTGTGGTCAGTTCATTAACAGAACTTACCACTCAACTGACTCAAGCGATTGCTCAGCTAAGTTCAAACTCGGCGGATCATTGGCAATTGCCTTCTGGTACCAGTTTCCGCGCTAGCGCGTTAGTGGCTAAAGACAGCAATGCCAAAGTCGCCGCGCTATTTGCCGGTCAAGGCTCACAGTATTTAAATATGGGCGTCGATCTTGCCTGTTATTACCCTGAGATGCGCCAGCAATTGATGTTGGCCGACAAGGTGTTTGCCAAAAACAAACAAATGCCGTTATCCCAGGTGTTATTCCCTATTCCGGCATTTGAAGCCGATGTGCTAGCGGCCCAGCAGGCGCTGCTCACCAATACTGCCAATGCTCAAAGCGCCATAGGTGCAGTGAGCATGGGGCAATATCAGCTATTAACCCAAGCAGGCTTTAAGCCTGACATGGTCGCAGGCCACAGTTTTGGTGAATTGTCGGCATTATGCGCTGCAGGCGTGATTAACCAAGATGATTACTACCAACTTGCCTTTGCCCGTGGTCAAGCCATGGCGGCAACGCCAAAAGATCAAGATGCAGGCGCCATGTATGCGGTGATTATTCCCGCAACCGCAGAAAATGGCACGGCGCAGCTTGAAAAATGCATCGCAGCCTTTGATGGCGTGAAAGTGGCTAATTACAATTCACCGGCTCAGTTAGTGATTGCAGGCCCAACGGCAGCAAGCGCGGATGCAGCAAAAGCCATTCAAGCCTTAGGCTTTAAAGCCATTGCCTTGCCTGTCTCTGGCGCATTCCACACCCCGCTTGTGGCCCATGCTCAGCAGCCTTTTGCTAACGCAATCAACAAGGTCAAGTTCGCCAAACCTAAGCTTAATTTATACGCTAACGGCACAGGTAAGTTGCACCCTAAAGATCCTAAGGCCATCCAAGCCGCCTTTAGCGAGCATATGCTGCAATCTGTGCGTTTTAGCGATCAATTACAGTCTATGTACGATGCTGGAGCCCGGGTGTTTGTTGAGTTTGGCCCGAAAAATATTCTGCAAAAATTGGTAGAAGGCACCTTAGGCAACCAAAGCGATGCTGTCAGCGTGATAAGCCTTAATCCAAATCCTAAGGGCAATAGCGACACTCAGTTGCGCCAAGCCGCGACTCAACTTGCGGTACTCGGTTTAAGCCTCACTGAGGTTGACCCGTATCAAGCACCGATAGCCGAACTTGCCAAGTCATCACCCATGAACGTCAAGCTAACGGCAAGCAACTTCATCAGCCCAGCGACCAAAGCCAAAATGCAAAAGTCACTGGAAACGGGTCAAGTTGCCCTGAAGGAAGTGAAAGTTGAAGTGCCTGTCGAGAAAATTGTTGAAACTGCTGTTGAAACTATTGTTGAGAAGATCGTGGAAAAAGAAGTGATTAAAACTGAATATATTGAAGTGCCACAAGCAGGCAGTGCAAATGCAAATGTTCAAACAAGTGCTCAAGCAAACCATGCCCCTGCACAGGTCCGCTCTACGCCAACGAGTGCTTCGCCAGTCAGCCATGACAGCATAGGGGCGTTTTTTGCCGCCCAGGAACAAACGGCTCAACTGCATCAGCAGTTTTTAGCCATCCCCCAGCAATACGGCGATACCTTTGCCACCTTAATGGCTGCACAAACTCAAATGGCAGCCTCAGGCGTTGCTATTCCAGATAGCTTGCAGCAATCTATGGCGCAATTCCACCAGCACCAAGCGCAAACCCTGCAAAGCCATACCTTGTTCCTCGAGCAGCAAGCGCAATCGAACCAACAAGTGTTGGCCATGCTAGCCGGTCAAGCGCCAGTGCCTGTTCAAAAAGCCCAGATTCAACAAGCGCCAGTTGGCACTCAAGCTCGCGTTCAACAGCCAGTTCAACATCTTGGGACTCAAACACCTGTCGCTCAAGCTATTGTGCAAAATCGCGCAGCGCCGGCTCCACAAGCTGTCGTTGCTATGTCAGCTCCAGCGCCTCAAGTGACGCCAGTTAAAGCCCCCGCTCCAGTTGCTGCGGCGCCTGTTGCTTCAGCTGCTCAAGCGGTTGTGAGTTCGGGCTTAAGCGCGCAAAAGGTGCTAAACACCATGTTAGCAGTGGTGGCAGAAAAAACCGGTTACCCAACGGAAATGCTAGAACTTGGCATGGATATGGAAGCAGACCTGGGTATCGATTCCATCAAGCGGGTTGAAATTCTAGGCACGGTACAAGATGAGCTTCCAGGCTTACCTGAATTAAGTCCTGAGGATTTGGCTGAGTGTCGCACCCTTGGTGAAATCGTTGACTACATGAACAGCAAGTTGCCTGCGCAAAGTGCCTCGGTTGCCACCTCTGTTCAATCTGCCCCCGTTCAAGCTTCAGGCTTAAGCGGGCAAACAGCCTTGAGCGCGCAAAAGGTCCTTCAGACCATGCTAGAAGTGGTGGCAGAAAAAACCGGTTACCCTACTGAAATGCTAGAGCTTGGCATGGATATGGAAGCCGATTTAGGTATCGACTCTATCAAGCGGGTTGAGATTTTAGGCACAGTACAAGATGAGCTTCCAGGCTTACCTGAACTTAGCCCAGAAGATTTAGCCGAGTGTCGCACCCTTGGTGAAATCGTGGCTTATATGGGCAGCAAGCTGCCAGCCGCTGGCGCCATGAACTCTCTACAAACTGCACAAGCAACTGTCGCACCAGTTGTTAGCAATGGACTGAGCGCTGAAAAGGTATTAAGCACCATGATGGCTGTGGTTGCCGACAAAACTGGCTACCCAACTGAAATGCTAGAGCTTGGCATGGATATGGAAGCTGATTTAGGTATCGATTCTATCAAGCGGGTAGAAATTTTAGGTACGGTGCAAGATGAGCTTCCAGGTTTACCTGAACTTAACCCAGAAGATTTAGCCGAGTGTCGTACATTAGGTGAAATCGTTGCCTATATGAACAGCAAATTACCCGCTGAAGGCTCACTACTCGCCGAAGGCTCACGTCTACCCGCTGAGGGCTCTACATTACCAGCTGTCGCACCAGTTGTTAGCAATGGACTGAGTGCTGAAACAGCCTTGAGCGCGCAAACAGCCCTGAGCTCAGAGAAAGTACAGAGCACCATGATGGCCGTGGTTGCCGACAAAACCGGCTACCCCACTGAAATGCTTGAGTTAAGCATGGATATGGAAGCAGATTTAGGTATCGATTCTATCAAGCGGGTAGAAATTCTAGGTACGGTGCAAGATGAGCTTCCAGGCTTACCTGAACTTAACCCTGAGGATTTGGCTGAGTGTCGCACCCTTGGTGAAATCGTGGCCTACATGGGCTCTCGTCTACTCGCCGAAGGCTCACGCCTACCCGCTGAGGGCTCCAATCTGCCAGCCGCAGCCGCCATGAACTCTCCACTGCCAGCACAAGCAGCTGTCGCACCAGTTGTTAGTAATGGCCTGAGCACTGAAAAGGTATTAAGCACCATGATGTCCGTGGTTGCCGACAAAACCGGTTACCCAACTGAAATGCTTGAGTTAAGCATGGACATGGAAGCCGATTTAGGCATCGACTCAATCAAGCGTGTTGAAATTCTCGGCACAGTACAAGATGAGCTTCCAGGCTTACCAGAACTTAACCCTGAAGACTTAGCTGAGTGCCGTACCTTAGGTGAAATCGTTTCGTACATGGGCTCACGTCTACCCGCTGAGGGCTCTAGTGTTGTCACCGATCCTGTGAACACTGCAAGTACGGTAGCTGAACTTGCGAACGATTTACCTCCGCACCAGGAAGTCGCCCTAAAAAAGCTACCAGCGGCGGATAAATTAGTTGACTGTTTTTCTAAAGACGCCTGTATCGTCATCAATGATGATGGCCATAATGCCGGTGTATTAGCAGAAAAATTAGTGGCAACTGGCTTAACCGTCGCAATAATCCATAGCCCAAAATCCGTTACCAGCAAGCAATCTCCACTGAGCAGTGCCATTGCCAGTTACTCTTTAACTGACGTCAGCGATGACGCAATAGCTAACGTCGTTGCGCAAATTAGTGCTAAACACAAGATTGCCGCTTTTGTACACCTTCAGCCGCAATTTGATACAGCAAAACAAACTGGCCTCGCCTTGAGTGATGCAGGCTTTAACGCCGTTGAACAAGCCTTCTTAATGGCGAAGCATTTACAACAAAGCTTTGAAAGCCTTTCAAAAACTGAGCGCGTTAGCTTTATGACGGTAAGCCGCATCGACGGTGGTTTCGGCTACTTAGATGTAAACGCCTTAGCCAAGGCAGAACTTAACCAAGCGGCATTATCTGGATTAAGCAAAACACTCGGCCATGAATGGCCAAACGTGTTCTGCCGTGCCTTAGATATCGCCCCAAGTTTTGAAGCGGTTGAATTAGCACAGGCAATTGTTGCTGAACTATTTGATATTGATACCAGCATCACTGAAGTGGGCATTAGCAGCCAAGGGCGTTATACCCTTAGCGCCATAGATACTGCGACAACCCGCTTTAAAGCCACGACATTAACTAATGAAGACAATGTGTTAGTCACTGGCGGCGCAAAAGGTGTCACCTTCGAGTGTGCCCTAACCTTAGCCAAACAAACCAAATCACACTTTTTCTTAGCCGGTCGCAGTGAGCACTTAGGGGCAAACTTGCCAAGCTGGGCTCAAGGCAAGCAAGCCAATGAGTTAAAAGCTGCTGCCATTGGGTATATTCAATCCCAAGGTGACAAGCCAACGCCTAAGCAGATTGATGCCTTAGTTTGGCCTATTACCAGCAGTTTAGAGATAGATCGCGCGCTTAATGCATTTAAAGAGGTGGGCGCCAGTGCTGAATATATCAGCATGGATGTGAGCTCAGATGCAGCCATTAAGCAAACGCTTAAAGGGCTTAAGACGATTACCGGCATCATTCATGGTGCGGGCGTATTAGCCGATAAACATATTCAAGACAAAACCTTAGCTGAGTTAGGCCGTGTGTATGGCACTAAAGTGTCAGGCTTTGCCGGCATTATTAACGCCATAGATGCAAGCAAGCTAAAGCTGGTGGCCATGTTCTCATCTGCGGCAGGTTTCTACGGCAACACAGGCCAAAGTGACTACTCAATGTCTAATGAGATCCTCAACAAAACGGCACTACAACTTGCGGCTAACTATCCGCAAGCAAAAGTGATGAGCTTTAACTGGGGCCCTTGGGACGGCGGTATGGTCAGCTCGGCGTTGAAGAAGATGTTTGTTGAGCGCGGCGTGTACGTTATTCCGTTAGATAAAGGCGCAAACCTGTTTGCTCACAAGCTGTTATCTGAATCTGGCGTGCAAATGCTGATTGGATCGAGCATGCAAGGCTCTGGCATTCAAGGGACTGACACTTCATCACAAGCTGATGCGTCACAAGCGAGTGCTTCTGTAAAAAAGCTTAATGCGAACTCTTTGCCTGCTGCAATGAGTTCGCTGACACTTTGTTTTTCTGCTGCCAATAACAGCCACACGGTCGAACGAGTACTAAGCCCCGCTGCCATGCCCTTCATTGAAGATCATTGCATTGCGGGGAATCCAGTACTGCCCACCGTGTGCGCGATTCAATGGATGCGCGAAACCGCGCAGCTATTGTGCGGACAGCTTGCGAGTGTGCAAGAGTATAAATTGCTTAAAGGCATCATATTCGACACCAACGAGCCACAAGTCCTGCGTCTAACACTGACGCAAACTGAGACGGGCTTAAGTGCGTTAATTTCTAGCCGACTGCAAAGCGATCCGGTAGACAGTGTGTTAAGGCCGCAATATCAAGCGAGCCTTATTGTTAATGAAAAGCTGGTTAACGATAAAGTTGTTAACAAACAGCTAGATAATGCTTCAACGACGCTGCCAACGGCCGCTATCGATGCACAGCAATTAGCGAACGCAGGTAAAGTGATTAGCACTGGCAGCGAACTTTACTCCAACGGCAGCTTGTTCCATGGCCCTCGCCTACAAGGCATTAAGCAAGTGCTGATCGCCGATGACGAGCAGCTAGTGTGCAAAGTTGAATTACCGCAGATTAATCCGCTGGATTGCGCCGGTTTTGCCCCTAAGTTAGTCCTTGGTGGCAGCCAGGCGTTTGCTGAAGATTTATTGCTGCAGGCCATGCTAGTGTGGGCGCGGATAAAATTTGATGCCGCCAGCCTGCCCTCAAGCATTGGCGAGCTGACAACTTATGCGCCGTTCGCCTCTGGCGATCAAGGTTACTTAGTATTGACGGTAGTCAAAAGCTCAAGTCGCTCGCTCACTGCTGACATTGCGCTTTATCATCAAGATGGTCGCTTAAGCTGCGCCATGAAAAATGCTAAAACCACTATCAGTAAGAGCTTGAACGATGCCTTTAGTGCGCCGCGCAATAAGCGAGAACCAGCATGAACTTAACCCCTCATGTTGCAACTGACGGCATGCTAGCTGTGGTTAAGCCCCTAAGCGTATCGCAATTGGTCGATGCGGTTAAAGCACGGCAAACCTTGCCGCTTCGCATTGCAGTGCTGCTCACAGAGCCAAGTTTACTTGGCGCTGATATTCAATTAGTGACAGTGGACAACAGTCACCCGCTGGCCTTTGAGCAAGCGCTAGCGACTGCGGCGCAGATCCTTAGCACCACGGACTTAAGCACGAATACCAGCAATGTCATCGTCAATCTGGCTGATACCCTATGGTTAATGCCAGCACTCACGGCGGCAAAAAATGCCCTGCATCCCCACGCTTATATCAATGGCGTTGGGATAGCGGCAAACAGTCATGACGCCATTACCCAAGCCTTAGTTCACGCAAAACGCACCCACCTTGCACCTAAAGTGCAGCAAGTCAGCAGTGCATGTTCTAACGACAAGCTGCAAGGGTTAAAAGCCTTAGTGACAGCTATCGCCCAACGGCAATCATTGGATAGTGGCGGGTATTGGTTTTGCGATTTTCATCAAAGCCGCGTCGCCGCTTTTAGTAACAGCTTTACTAACACAAGTGCTGGCACGAGTATTAGTACTCGCAAGGCTTCGAGTAAAGCGAGTGATGACTCACATCAAGCCATCATTTTAACCCAAGGCACTGCGGTGATTGCGGCTAAACCTTTGCTCAATCAACACAGATTGTGGCTGCCTCTTGGGGCAACCTCGATGGATGATTTGCAACAAGGGTTAATCGACTTATCACAACATCTCACTGGGTTAGACACCCCATTAGCCTTGCTTAACTTCATCAAGCAAGCGCTAAGTAAATATCAAGCAAACTCAGCTATATATCCATTAACAGCCGTTGTGATGGCCACAAGTTTTGATGCGCTTAAGGCTGAAGTGAATGCCATGGAGCAATTCATTAAGGCCAGCGAACCTAAGGCCCCGATTAGTTACAAGACCCCAGCGGGTAGCTGCTTCACCAATCAGCCCTCAGGTGAGGCAGGCTTAAGCTTTGTCTACCCAGGTGTCGGCACGGTATACGCCGACATGTTTAAGCATTTAGGTCATAGCTTCCCTGCGCTTTATGCCGAGCTTGAAAAACAAGGCGATTTACAAGCCATGTTACAAAATCAGCATATTTATGCCTCAGCTGATCAGAAAAGCGCCGCAAACAGCAATGACACAAGTCCCATAGGCGTTGCAGGCATGAGCCTGTCACAACTTGCCATTGCCGGCGTTGGCGCGAGTTATCTATTGACCAAGTTGCTGGACAAAGAATTTAACATCAAGCCCAAACTTGCCTTAGGTTACTCCATGGGTGAAGCGTCCATGTGGGCCAGCTTGAACGTCTGGCAACAGCCTCACAGCTTGATAGAAGCCACCCAATCTAGCACTATTTTTACCCAAGATATTTCCGGCGCGCTTAATTGTGTTAGAAAAGATTGGCAGTTAACTCACACTGACGGGCAAGCTGATGAAATTGTGTGGAACAGCTTCGTGACCCGGGCTACCCCAGAGGAATTAACCCCACACCTTAAGGATTTCCCTCGGGCCTATATCGCGATTATTCAGGGCGATACCTGCGTGATAGCAGGTTGCGAGGCAAGCTGTAAAGCCATGCTTAAACAGGCGGGCAAGCGCGGCATGGCGTCCAATAAAGTGACCGCGATGCACACGCCGCCAGCGATGCAAATTATTGAGCAAGTGAAGCAGTTTTATCATCAAACCTTGATGGATAAACTGCCCACCTCGATAACATTCTTAACGGCAACGCAGGATAAGCCAATCCCCTTAAACAGCGATGCCATCGCCCAATCCATTGCCGACACTTTTTGCCATCAATTGGACTTCACCCAGTTAATTGCCAAGGCTTGTCATCACGGCAGCAGATTATTTGTGGAAATTGGCGCCGACAGACAAACCAGCACCTTGATTGATAAAATACTGGCATCTCAAGCGCCGCTGCAAGACATAAATAACCACCCCAGTCCCGCCCATGCCATTGCCATCAATGCCAAAGGCGCGGATGAAAGTATCAGTTTATTGAAATGTTTAGCCCAGTTATTAAGCCATCGGGTGTCTATGTCATTCGCGCCCTTTGTGGACAGCATTGAACAGGCCATTGAGTGTTTAAGCCTTGGCCTCGATGCAGATTTACAACAAGCTGCAGCTCACTTAATTTCAGAAGGAGAACCTCATTGAGTTCTCATAAATTACCAAAAATTGCCATCGTAGGCCTTGCGAATCAGTACCCAGATGCCGATACGCCAGCAAAGTTTTGGCAAAATCTGTTGGATAAAAAAGATTCTCGCAGCCAAATAAGCCAGCAAAAGCTCAATGCCAACCCCCAAGATTACACAGGTGTTCAAGGTGAGTCAGACCGCTTTTATTGCGATAGAGGCGGCTATATTCAAGACTTTACATTTAATGCTAATGGCTACCAGATCCCCGCCAGTGCATTTGAAGGTTTGGATGACAGCTTTTTATGGGCAACCGATACCGCCCGTAATGCCTTAACCGATGCAGGCATTGGCTTAAGCGACAGCCGCTTATCCCGCACAGGTATTGTGATGGGCACCCTGTCATTCCCAACGGCTAAATCCAATGAGCTGTTTGTGCCGCTTTACCATGACGTGGTTGAAAAAGCCCTGCAGCTGAAACTT includes:
- a CDS encoding type I polyketide synthase; this encodes MSQSKNNTDKRLNKRLKDMPVAIVGMASIFANSRYLNKFWDLISEKIDAITEVPDTHWRVEDYYDADKSAPDKSYCKRGGFLPEVDFNPMEFGLPPNILELTDSSQLLSLIVAKEVLADAGVGADYDTDRIGITLGVGGGQKLNHSLSGRLQYPVLKKVFKSSGLSDEDTEMLIKKFQDQYVHWEENSFPGSLGNVIAGRIANRFDLGGMNCVVDAACAGSLAALRMALTELTECRSDMMITGGVCTDNSPSMYMSFSKTPAFTTNETIQPFDIDSKGMMIGEGIGMVALKRLEDAERDGDRIYAVIKGVGASSDGKFKSIYAPRPEGQAKALKRAYDDAGFEPHTIGLIEAHGTGTAAGDVAEFNGLKSVFSEGNGTKQHIALGSVKSQVGHTKSTAGTAGLIKAALALHHKVLPPTINVSKPNPKLGVEDSPFYLNTETRPWLPRTDDTPRRAGISSFGFGGTNFHVVLEEYKLDHGRDAKYRHRAVAQSLLISAANKAGLQAELTQLLNELNGLDTKCPNGIEIELAKLAKRFAVTDIDSKAARIGIVVSSLTELTTQLTQAIAQLSSNSADHWQLPSGTSFRASALVAKDSNAKVAALFAGQGSQYLNMGVDLACYYPEMRQQLMLADKVFAKNKQMPLSQVLFPIPAFEADVLAAQQALLTNTANAQSAIGAVSMGQYQLLTQAGFKPDMVAGHSFGELSALCAAGVINQDDYYQLAFARGQAMAATPKDQDAGAMYAVIIPATAENGTAQLEKCIAAFDGVKVANYNSPAQLVIAGPTAASADAAKAIQALGFKAIALPVSGAFHTPLVAHAQQPFANAINKVKFAKPKLNLYANGTGKLHPKDPKAIQAAFSEHMLQSVRFSDQLQSMYDAGARVFVEFGPKNILQKLVEGTLGNQSDAVSVISLNPNPKGNSDTQLRQAATQLAVLGLSLTEVDPYQAPIAELAKSSPMNVKLTASNFISPATKAKMQKSLETGQVALKEVKVEVPVEKIVETAVETIVEKIVEKEVIKTEYIEVPQAGSANANVQTSAQANHAPAQVRSTPTSASPVSHDSIGAFFAAQEQTAQLHQQFLAIPQQYGDTFATLMAAQTQMAASGVAIPDSLQQSMAQFHQHQAQTLQSHTLFLEQQAQSNQQVLAMLAGQAPVPVQKAQIQQAPVGTQARVQQPVQHLGTQTPVAQAIVQNRAAPAPQAVVAMSAPAPQVTPVKAPAPVAAAPVASAAQAVVSSGLSAQKVLNTMLAVVAEKTGYPTEMLELGMDMEADLGIDSIKRVEILGTVQDELPGLPELSPEDLAECRTLGEIVDYMNSKLPAQSASVATSVQSAPVQASGLSGQTALSAQKVLQTMLEVVAEKTGYPTEMLELGMDMEADLGIDSIKRVEILGTVQDELPGLPELSPEDLAECRTLGEIVAYMGSKLPAAGAMNSLQTAQATVAPVVSNGLSAEKVLSTMMAVVADKTGYPTEMLELGMDMEADLGIDSIKRVEILGTVQDELPGLPELNPEDLAECRTLGEIVAYMNSKLPAEGSLLAEGSRLPAEGSTLPAVAPVVSNGLSAETALSAQTALSSEKVQSTMMAVVADKTGYPTEMLELSMDMEADLGIDSIKRVEILGTVQDELPGLPELNPEDLAECRTLGEIVAYMGSRLLAEGSRLPAEGSNLPAAAAMNSPLPAQAAVAPVVSNGLSTEKVLSTMMSVVADKTGYPTEMLELSMDMEADLGIDSIKRVEILGTVQDELPGLPELNPEDLAECRTLGEIVSYMGSRLPAEGSSVVTDPVNTASTVAELANDLPPHQEVALKKLPAADKLVDCFSKDACIVINDDGHNAGVLAEKLVATGLTVAIIHSPKSVTSKQSPLSSAIASYSLTDVSDDAIANVVAQISAKHKIAAFVHLQPQFDTAKQTGLALSDAGFNAVEQAFLMAKHLQQSFESLSKTERVSFMTVSRIDGGFGYLDVNALAKAELNQAALSGLSKTLGHEWPNVFCRALDIAPSFEAVELAQAIVAELFDIDTSITEVGISSQGRYTLSAIDTATTRFKATTLTNEDNVLVTGGAKGVTFECALTLAKQTKSHFFLAGRSEHLGANLPSWAQGKQANELKAAAIGYIQSQGDKPTPKQIDALVWPITSSLEIDRALNAFKEVGASAEYISMDVSSDAAIKQTLKGLKTITGIIHGAGVLADKHIQDKTLAELGRVYGTKVSGFAGIINAIDASKLKLVAMFSSAAGFYGNTGQSDYSMSNEILNKTALQLAANYPQAKVMSFNWGPWDGGMVSSALKKMFVERGVYVIPLDKGANLFAHKLLSESGVQMLIGSSMQGSGIQGTDTSSQADASQASASVKKLNANSLPAAMSSLTLCFSAANNSHTVERVLSPAAMPFIEDHCIAGNPVLPTVCAIQWMRETAQLLCGQLASVQEYKLLKGIIFDTNEPQVLRLTLTQTETGLSALISSRLQSDPVDSVLRPQYQASLIVNEKLVNDKVVNKQLDNASTTLPTAAIDAQQLANAGKVISTGSELYSNGSLFHGPRLQGIKQVLIADDEQLVCKVELPQINPLDCAGFAPKLVLGGSQAFAEDLLLQAMLVWARIKFDAASLPSSIGELTTYAPFASGDQGYLVLTVVKSSSRSLTADIALYHQDGRLSCAMKNAKTTISKSLNDAFSAPRNKREPA